The following proteins come from a genomic window of Kwoniella shandongensis chromosome 7, complete sequence:
- a CDS encoding ADP-ribosylation factor 6, which yields MGGSLSKVMEKLGKAFGTKEMRILMLGLDAAGKTTILYKLKLNQSVTTIPTVGFNVETVTYKNVKFNVWDVGGQDKIRPLWRHYYTGTQGLIFVIDSNDENRIDEARHELDRILSDREMQNCLLLVFANKQDIEGAMSPAVVTERLGLHKLKGGRLWYVHPSCATTGDGLSEGLQWLSANVKGQR from the exons ATGGGTGGCTCTCTTAGTAAAGTGATGG AGAAATTGGGAAAGGCGTTCGGTACCAAGGAGATGCGTATTTTGATGCTAGGACTCGATGCCGCCGGAAAGACCA CCATCTTGTAtaagctcaagctcaaccaaTCGGTGACCACTATCCCTACGGTCGGCTTCAACGTCGAAACGGTCACATACAAGAATGTCAAATTCAATGTTTGG GATGTCGGAGGTCAAGATAAGATCAGACCATTATGGAGACATTACTACACCGGTAcacaa GGTCTGATCTTTGTGATTGACTCCAATGACGAAAATCGGATTGACGAGGCGAGACATGAGCTGGATCGAATTTTGAGCGATAGAGAGATGCAAAATTGTCTCTTGTTGGTATTCGCCAACAAGCAAGATATCGAGGGTG CGATGTCTCCGGCTGTGGTGACGGAAAGACTTGGTTTACACAAAttgaaaggaggaaggttgtGGTATGTCCACcccag TTGCGCGACTACCGGTGACGGGTTATCCGAAGGACTTCAATGGCTATCAGCGAATGTCAAGGGTCAAAGATAA
- a CDS encoding 3-deoxy-7-phosphoheptulonate synthase — MFTPATVSIKDAMDLLDDRRVKSVRPLIPPQILHEELPLSLRGAQTVLDGRRQVEAVIKGDDDRLLVVVGPCSVHDPEQAMVYARRLKEYAEQAQEDLVIVMRVYFEKPRTTVGWKGLINDPDMNGSYQINRGLKIARKLLLDITELGLPAAGEFLDVISPQYLADLSSWGAIGARTTESQVHRELASALSMSVGFKNGTDGSIDIAIDAIKAAGSGHTFLSVTKQGLSAIVETVGNNSTHVILRGSSKGPNYAAEHVEACGERLKKAGLPAKLMIDCSHGNSSKQHVKQIEVGHDISAQLSSSGPNAQMIMGVMIESNINEGKQSVPAEGPSGLKYGVSVTDACISFEQTFPLLDELRAGVQKRRENVKAKRVNGN, encoded by the exons ATGTTCACCCCCGCGACAGTATCGATCAAAGAC GCCATGGACCTTCTCGACGACAGACGTGTCAAGTCTGTCCGACCTCTCATCCC TCCTCAGATCCTCCATGAAGA actccccctctcccttcgagGTGCTCAAACCGTTCTCGATGGTCGAAGACAAGTCGAGGCTGTCATCAAAGGCGATGACGACAGACTCTTGGTCGTCGTCGG TCCCTGTTCGGTCCACGACCCCGAGCAAGCTATGGTTTACGCTAGACGGTTGAAGGAGTATGCCGAGCAAGCTCAGGAGGATTTGGTTATTGTCATGCGAGTCTACTTCGAGAA ACCACGAACAACAGTTGGCTGGAAGGGATTGATCAATG ACCCGGACATGAACGGATCGTATCAAATCAACCGAGGTCTCAAGATTGCGCGAAAATTGTTGTTGGACATCACTGAGCTTGGCTTGCCTGCAGCCGGAGAATTCTTAG ATGTCATCTCACCTCAGTACCTCGCCGATCTCAGCTCATGGGGAGCTATCGGAGCCCGAACGACCGAATCCCAAGTCCATCGAGAACTCGCTAGTGCTCTCTCCATGTCTGTAGGATTCAAGAACGGTACCGACGGTTCTATTGACATCGCCATCGACGCTATCAAAGCCGCTGGAAGCGGTCACACTTTCCTTTCAGTCACCAAGCAAGGTCTATCCGCTATTGTCGAGACGGTCGGTAACAACTCTACTCACGTTATCTTGAGAGGATCATCAAAGGGTCCCAACTACGCTGCTGAGCATGTGGAGGCTTGTggagagagattgaagaaggcAGGATTGCCCGCCAAGCTCATG ATCGACTGCTCTCACGGAAACTCGTCCAAACAACACGTCAAGCAGATCGAGGTCGGCCACGATATC TCCGCCCAACTCTCATCGTCCGGACCTAATGCTCAAATGATCATGGGTGTGATGATCGAATCCAACATCAACGAGGGCAAGCAATCCGTCCCCGCTGAAGGACCTTCAGGTCTCAAATACGGTGTCTCCGTCACCGACGCATGTATCTCGTTCGAGCAGACCTTCCCCTTGCTCGACGAGCTGAGAGCGGGTGtacagaagaggagggagaacgTCAAGGCGAAGCGGGTCAACGGGAACTAG